Proteins from a single region of Palaemon carinicauda isolate YSFRI2023 chromosome 32, ASM3689809v2, whole genome shotgun sequence:
- the LOC137625556 gene encoding zonadhesin-like: MSGYRDNLADIETTRLLIETICHPIETTLRPIETTRYPIKTTRHPVETSRHPTETTRYPIKTTRHPTTGTLIETTPHPIETTPHPIETTRHPIETTGPLIETTPHLIETTRHPIETTRHPIKTTRYPIETTRHPIETTRHPIKTTRYPIETTRHPIETTRHPIKTTRYPIETTRHPIETTRHPIETTGPLIKTTPHPIETTRYPIETTAPLIKTTFHLIETNRYPIETTGPLIKTTPHPIETTRYPIETTAPLIKTTFHPIETTRYPIETTGPLIKTTPHPIETTRYPIETTAPLIKTTFYLIETTFYLIETTRFPIETTAPLIKTTLHPIETTHYPIKTARYPIKTTRRPIETTRYSK, translated from the exons ATGTCTGGGTATCGTGACAACTTGGCTGATATTGAGACAACTCGGCTCCTCATCGAGACAATTTGTCACCCTATCGAGACGACTCTTCGCCCTATCGAGACAACTCGTTACCCCATCAAGACAACTCGTCACCCTGTCGAGACATCTCGTCACCCTACAGAGACAACTCGTTACCCTATCAAGACAACTCGTCACCCT acaactggtacccttatcgagacaactcctcaccctatcgagacaactcctcaccctatcgagacaactcgtCACCCTATCGAGACGACTGGTCCCCTTATCGAGACAACTCCTCACCTTATCGAGACAACTCGTCATCCTATTGAGACAACTCGTCATCCCATCAAGACAACACGTTATCCTATCGAGACAACtcgtcaccctatcgagacaactcgtCACCCCATCAAGACAACACGTTATCCTATCGAGACAACtcgtcaccctatcgagacaactcgtCACCCCATCAAGACAACACGTTaccctatcgagacaactcgtcaccctattgagacaactcgtcaccctatcgagacaactggtCCCCTTATCAAGACAACTcctcaccctatcgagacaactcgtTACCCTATCGAGACAACTGCTCCCCTTATCAAGACAACTTTTCACCTTATCGAGACAAATCGTTaccctatcgagacaactggtCCCCTTATCAAGACAACTcctcaccctatcgagacaactcgtTACCCTATCGAGACAACTGCTCCCCTTATCAAGACAACTTttcaccctatcgagacaactcgttaccctatcgagacaactggtCCCCTTATCAAGACAACTcctcaccctatcgagacaactcgtTACCCTATCGAGACAACTGCTCCCCTTATCAAGACAACTTTTTACCTTATCGAGACAACTTTTTACCTTATCGAGACAACTCGTTTCCCTATCGAGACAACTGCTCCCCTTATCAAGACAACTCttcaccctatcgagacaactcaTTACCCTATCAAGACAGCACGTTACCCTATCAAGACAACTCGTCGCCCTATCGAGACAACTCGTTACTCTAAATAG
- the LOC137625761 gene encoding proteoglycan 4-like, giving the protein MSFRSDINISLSRMVDILLISLLILLLVYFRLPSDSKVSVPGCREHNGLCIQRRIGPDSSAKCAQMFHTDDCGFLYLCCIISRGESDGDGRGKRSVTRDRNGRPEENGNHGKENGISEENENHNKENGHHEENGSPKASRNYNDENVHRKENRNNDKENGHRKANGKPELNRKHNKEKASRKENGNPKASRNPKKENGHGKENGNPEENGKHNTENGHRKENRNTQENGNHNKEKGQRKENVSLKARRNLKKENGHHKENGSTNESRKHKKENRHRKENGNPEENSKHNTENGSRNKGNDIKPYAPKNRNKHKKNSKKNAKSKRKFDRKKAKSGIRKRQKGKDKKVSKSKKTNDKRKHGKKLKKDNENEKDSEETDTLSQTMKENVFENHDSNRDKNGPRRISMKGKNKANKDYDDDDKNKKERRDKEKKTKSRAECSTKGGECQKLGGVCQDSKKNCPTKIMKNKCNGRKCFCCIKGERTNCKRKVRKMSQKIKIQFERGLTVLDNLLESLQQAEKASPFVSKTFGASLKKNLKNIQKTTKKMREKVKDFVDKQGKLRSGKDCIPRGLVKLLNKFSGSVKKVKNLDAVFPEVKLKATRVRLKSIIRIVQLVKLYLQNVEIVYVEVIEWHFVTLTTTPKVPVTTTASTTTPKVSVTTPTPTTTPKVSVTTPAPIKTPKVPVTTTACTTTPKVPVTTPIPTTTPKVSVTTTASTTTPKVPVTTTTPTTTPKVSVTTPAPTTTPKVSVTTPAPTTTPKVPVTTTETLFPTIPTVQTLSTTPDLQTTTKDPISLTTIRTTFPTTVQTLSTTTDLQTTTKNPISLTTIRTTFPTTVPTMSTTTDLQTTTKDPISLTTIRTTFPTTVPTLSTTTDLQTTTKDPISLTTLRTTFPTTVQTLSTTTDLQTTTKDHLYPVMPETVSIQAVNIQLTIPDSQTTTKDPLSPIIPEATSLPIVQTVSTTPDLQTTTKDPLSPIIPEATSLPTVQTVSTTPDLQTTTKDPLSLIIPGTTSLPTVRTVSTTPDSQTTTKDPLSPIIPVV; this is encoded by the exons ATGTCATTTAGAAGTGACATTAATATATCATTATCTCGCATGGTAGATATACTACTTATATCTCTTCTAATTCTCCTATTGGTCTACTTCCGTCTACCTTCGGACAGCAAG GTCAGTGTACCGGGGTGTCGAGAACACAATGGCTTGTGTATCCAGAGAAGAATTGGCCCAGATTCGAGTGCAAAATGTGCACAGATGTTTCATACAGATGACTGTGGCTTCCTGTATCTGTGTTGTATAATAAGCAGAG GTGAAAGCGACGGAGATGGCAGAGGAAAACGATCCGTCACGCGGGATAGAAATGGCCGTCCTGAAGAAAACGGGAATCATGGCAAAGAAAATGGGATTTCTGAAGAAAACGAGAATCATAACAAAGAAAATGGGCATCATGAAGAAAACGGGAGTCCCAAAGCAAGCAGGAATTATAACGATGAAAATGTGCAtcgtaaagaaaacagaaataatgacAAAGAAAATGGGCATCGTAAAGCAAATGGAAAACCTGAACTAAACAGAAAACATAACAAAGAAAAGGCTTCTCGTAAAGAAAATGGAAATCCAAAAGCAAGCAGGAACCCTAAGAAGGAAAATGGGCATGGTAAAGAAAACGGAAATCCTGAAGAAAACGGAAAACATAACACTGAAAATGGACATCGCAAAGAAAACCGTAATACTCAAGAAAACGGGAATCATAACAAAGAAAAGGGGCAACGTAAAGAAAACGTGAGTCTCAAAGCACGCAggaatcttaagaaagaaaatggGCATCATAAAGAAAATGGGAGTACAAATGAAAGCAGAAAACATAAGAAAGAAAATAGGCATCGCAAAGAAAACGGGAATCCTGAGGAAAACAGTAAACATAACACAGAAAACGGGAGTCGCAACAAAGGAAATGATATTAAACCGTATGCACCAAAGAACAGAAATAAACACAAGAAAAACAGTAAGAAAAATgcaaaatcaaaaaggaaatttgATCGCAAGAAAGCGAAGTCGGGGATAAGAAAGAGACAAAAAGGGAAAGATAAAAAAGTCTCCAAAAGTAAAAAGACAAACGATAAACGTAAACACGGAAAGAAACTAAAGAAAGATAACGAAAATGAAAAAGATTCTGAAGAGACAGATACGCTTAGTCAAACTATGAAGGAAAACGTCTTCGAAAATCATGATTCTAATCGGGACAAAAACGGCCCGCGTAGAATTAGCATGAAAGGTAAAAATAAGGCTAataaagattatgatgatgatgataaaaataaaaaggagaggAGAGATAAAGAAAAGAAGACAAAATCTAGGGCCGAGTGTTCCACAAAAGGGGGCGAATGTCAAAAACTTGGAGGTGTCTGCCAAGATTCTAAGAAAAACTGCCCcacaaaaatcatgaaaaataaatgtaaCGGCAGGAAGTGTTTTTGCTGTATTAAAG GTGAGAGGACAAACTGCAAAAGGAAAGTGAGAAAAATGAGTCAAAAGATCAAAATTCAATTTGAAAGAGGTCTCACTGTCTTGGACAACCTTCTTGAAAGTCTACAGCAAGCTGAGAAAGCAAGTCCCTTTGTATCGAAAACCTTTGGTGCTTCCctgaagaaaaacttgaaaaacattCAAAAGACCACGAAGAAGATGAGGGAGAAGGTTAAGGATTTCGTTGATAAGCAAGGCAAACTAAGATCTGGGAAGGACTGCATACCTCGAGGTCTTGTGAAGCTTTTAAACAAATTCTCAGGCAGCGTTAAAAAGGTTAAAAATCTCGACGCCGTCTTTCCCGAGGTGAAGCTGAAGGCGACGCGAGTTAGACTGAAGTCAATTATCAGGATCGTACAGCTCGTTAAGCTGTATCTGCAGAACGTGGAGATTGTGTATGTTGAGGTTATAGAGTGGCACTTTGTAACACTTACAACCACTCCAAAGGTTCCAGTGACAACAACAGCATCTACAACCACTCCAAAGGTTTCAGTGACAACACCAACACCTACAACGACTCCAAAGGTTTCAGTGACAACACCAGCACCTATAAAGACTCCAAAGGTTCCAGTGACAACAACAGCATGTACAACCACTCCAAAGGTTCCAGTGACAACACCAATACCTACAACGACTCCAAAG GTTTCAGTGACAACAACAGCATCTACAACCACTCCAAAGGTTCCAGTGACAACAACAACACCTACAACGACTCCAAAGGTTTCAGTGACAACACCAGCACCTACAACCACTCCAAAGGTTTCAGTGACAACACCAGCACCTACAACCACTCCAAAGGTTCCAGTGACAACAACAGAAACTCTTTTTCCTACTATACCAACAGTCCAAACACTGTCTACCACACCAGACTTACAGACCACAACAAAAGACCCCATTTCTCTGACTACAATACGAACTACTTTCCCAACAACAGTCCAAACACTGTCTACCACAACAGACTTACAGACCACAACAAAAAACCCCATTTCTCTGACTACAATACGAACTACTTTCCCAACAACAGTCCCAACAATGTCTACCACAACAGACTTACAGACCACAACAAAAGACCCCATTTCTCTGACTACAATACGAACTACTTTCCCAACAACAGTCCCAACACTGTCTACCACAACAGACTTACAGACCACAACAAAAGATCCCATTTCTCTGACTACACTACGAACTACTTTCCCAACAACAGTTCAAACACTGTCTACCACAACAGACTTACAGACCACAACAAAAGACCATCTTTATCCTGTTATGCCAGAAACTGTATCTATACAAGCAGTTAATATACAACTTACCATACCAGATTCACAGACCACAACCAAAGACCCTCTTTCTCCCATTATACCAGAAGCTACATCTCTACCAATAGTCCAAACAGTGTCTACAAC